Proteins found in one Fulvitalea axinellae genomic segment:
- a CDS encoding discoidin domain-containing protein, producing the protein MKIRTLLLSSLMLAGGLFSCDQEKDIYSAKPEVVEESNPVHVLNDMSQYWTPALDSEGDTGFASLLDFGKHQYLTQSLAGPNRLEPFVTSVSVLNVFVNMNEGRQYQPDDIDVYNKALNGGGALAIFAMGEGSDALSHANGLASEYGFSFVKADLAGATDSGLKVFGKGFTLNLENPSDWTVTERKGELPVIAVRQVGEGFVMASGADIFGNMEDNPNGDFYRKAIVELSKNKKGFMSSQKVKSSIAREFSLEAPNSVFRTNRFLKDESEQVRDLYDVVLTELEALMTVSKGVDGNVNINMLQTSKPGWVNGSDMYVGALYGGFPSEVDAMRMHLAEMIHSVWTLPKTEPFADDVFSKYIAYKVSEKLGDAEAISKMEEIMEKARADKRYREFDPVSMTDEEVSAYPEYLRLGKFFFMMDSVQKAYPDIDLIGQYYSEKRSKLPSFDSFVYTPHDFMWFLGEITGDENFLKNLRTNTGYSFDKEEIRNPFAYNRVILPTLGWKVTADATAAHNSYKPENLIDGNKGTAWHSEWKSPQPPFPHDLIINMKQAHKIMGFRFLPWQHGGYRDIATDIDFYVSLDGKDWGEPIAKYTHGHFYDNDWQEVFVDRFVSAQYIKIQINKVYRAKYNDPNHNQSNMQEFEVYTEGKD; encoded by the coding sequence ATGAAAATAAGAACTTTACTGTTGAGTTCCCTGATGTTGGCGGGAGGGTTATTCTCCTGTGATCAGGAAAAGGATATATATTCCGCAAAACCAGAAGTTGTGGAAGAAAGCAACCCGGTACATGTTCTGAACGACATGTCGCAATATTGGACTCCAGCCTTGGATAGCGAGGGGGATACGGGCTTCGCAAGTCTCTTGGATTTTGGCAAACACCAATACCTGACACAATCACTTGCGGGGCCAAATCGCTTAGAGCCTTTCGTTACGTCTGTATCCGTTTTGAACGTCTTCGTAAATATGAACGAGGGAAGGCAATATCAGCCGGATGATATAGATGTGTACAACAAGGCTCTTAACGGAGGAGGAGCTTTGGCTATTTTCGCTATGGGTGAAGGCTCCGACGCTTTGAGTCACGCTAATGGCTTGGCGTCCGAATACGGCTTTTCATTCGTGAAAGCGGACTTAGCAGGTGCTACGGACTCTGGACTTAAGGTATTCGGCAAAGGTTTCACGCTAAACCTTGAAAACCCTTCGGATTGGACTGTAACAGAACGAAAAGGAGAGTTGCCGGTTATTGCCGTCAGACAAGTCGGAGAGGGCTTTGTCATGGCTTCGGGCGCCGATATTTTTGGAAATATGGAAGACAATCCAAACGGTGATTTTTACAGGAAAGCCATTGTGGAACTATCCAAAAACAAGAAGGGATTTATGTCTTCGCAAAAGGTCAAGTCTTCAATCGCACGTGAATTTAGCCTTGAAGCTCCAAACTCGGTATTTAGGACAAATAGATTCTTAAAAGATGAGTCTGAGCAAGTTCGGGACCTTTATGACGTAGTGCTTACGGAGTTAGAGGCTTTAATGACGGTTTCGAAAGGTGTTGATGGTAACGTAAACATAAATATGCTACAGACGAGCAAGCCCGGTTGGGTAAACGGCTCGGATATGTATGTTGGGGCGCTTTATGGAGGTTTTCCTTCTGAAGTGGACGCCATGAGAATGCACTTGGCGGAAATGATTCATAGTGTATGGACCTTACCTAAAACGGAACCATTCGCGGATGATGTATTTTCCAAATATATAGCTTATAAGGTGTCGGAAAAGTTAGGTGACGCAGAGGCTATCTCGAAGATGGAAGAGATAATGGAAAAAGCTCGCGCTGACAAACGTTACAGAGAGTTTGATCCAGTGAGTATGACTGATGAAGAAGTGTCAGCATATCCGGAATATTTGCGCCTAGGGAAGTTCTTTTTTATGATGGACTCGGTTCAAAAGGCTTACCCTGACATTGATCTTATAGGGCAATACTATTCTGAAAAACGTTCCAAGTTACCAAGCTTTGATAGTTTTGTGTACACTCCTCATGATTTCATGTGGTTTCTGGGGGAAATTACGGGAGACGAGAATTTCTTGAAAAACCTTAGAACGAATACAGGGTATAGCTTCGACAAGGAAGAGATTCGAAATCCTTTCGCATATAATAGAGTGATCTTGCCGACTTTGGGTTGGAAAGTGACAGCGGATGCAACGGCGGCGCACAATAGTTATAAACCGGAAAATTTAATTGACGGCAATAAAGGAACTGCTTGGCATTCAGAATGGAAAAGTCCGCAACCACCTTTCCCTCATGATTTAATAATTAATATGAAACAAGCTCATAAAATTATGGGTTTCCGGTTTCTGCCATGGCAGCATGGGGGCTATAGGGATATTGCCACTGATATTGATTTTTATGTTAGTCTTGATGGAAAGGATTGGGGGGAGCCAATTGCTAAATACACGCATGGACACTTTTATGATAATGATTGGCAAGAGGTGTTTGTGGACAGGTTTGTAAGTGCTCAGTATATAAAAATACAGATTAATAAAGTCTATAGAGCCAAATATAACGATCCTAACCATAACCAGTCGAATATGCAGGAATTTGAGGTTTATACTGAAGGCAAAGATTAA
- a CDS encoding fasciclin domain-containing protein, protein MKMYKKYGLLALLLPMLILGACDKNLPETFKTSDTMTMMEYLEKESGNYSEFLAMLDKSGLYGILNATGTFTGFVPDNEAVTAYLSENGISSVDALEKGQLRELVGTHFLTGEYSTDLMTPGMLRDSTFAGGFVTVKFREGGVNNLLINNRSTIKSRDTECSNGTLHFLDKMLKPVSNSVFQEIEAMGTATIFAQGLRETGLMEMLNKSISEKGYPVNYTVLVETDAMLAEKGIGSLEELIALRSEGGDITDPANKFYQYMAYHCINGLYYSSEFTNKIYQTVGANMVSVDVDHGFRINPVYDEFGDFLSANSFIQEKMDHQASNGVIHELADMLPVVTPRPVVVRNDVLDVPEIRRLRGQDLSKVTFFTKNVERWDSEGQRDEGFYYGGNHCGLNLGSLHMTGYIGTFHFTTEPIVKGEYRLRMKVDSNGEDAFGSFNFYVDGKFAAFADPRGNSGASNVDLGVYTFKENGTHVISIKNVRPGRLTMGCVTFEPTN, encoded by the coding sequence ATGAAAATGTACAAGAAATACGGCCTTTTGGCGCTGTTGCTTCCCATGTTAATTCTGGGAGCCTGCGACAAGAACCTGCCGGAGACTTTCAAAACGAGCGATACGATGACCATGATGGAATACCTGGAGAAAGAATCCGGGAATTATTCCGAATTTCTGGCCATGCTCGACAAAAGTGGGCTTTACGGCATTCTGAATGCCACAGGAACGTTCACTGGTTTTGTGCCTGACAACGAAGCCGTGACGGCATACCTTTCCGAAAACGGAATATCAAGTGTCGACGCTCTGGAAAAAGGCCAACTTAGGGAATTGGTAGGTACCCATTTCCTTACGGGCGAGTATTCAACGGACCTGATGACTCCCGGAATGTTGCGTGACTCAACCTTTGCGGGTGGTTTCGTAACCGTAAAATTCCGAGAGGGTGGAGTGAACAATCTTTTGATTAACAATCGCTCTACCATAAAATCTCGCGATACGGAATGCTCGAACGGTACTTTGCATTTTCTTGATAAAATGCTGAAGCCAGTGTCCAATTCCGTTTTTCAGGAAATCGAAGCGATGGGTACGGCCACTATCTTCGCTCAAGGGCTTCGTGAGACGGGGCTGATGGAAATGCTTAACAAATCCATTTCCGAAAAAGGTTACCCCGTTAACTATACCGTATTGGTGGAAACGGATGCGATGCTTGCGGAAAAAGGGATAGGCAGTTTGGAAGAGCTGATAGCCTTGCGTTCCGAGGGCGGAGACATTACGGATCCCGCAAATAAGTTCTACCAATACATGGCTTACCATTGCATTAACGGATTGTATTATTCTTCGGAATTTACGAATAAAATTTATCAAACCGTTGGGGCGAATATGGTAAGTGTGGATGTCGACCACGGCTTTAGGATAAATCCCGTTTATGATGAATTCGGAGATTTTTTGAGTGCGAATAGCTTCATTCAGGAGAAAATGGATCACCAAGCTTCCAATGGAGTGATTCATGAGTTGGCTGATATGTTACCCGTGGTTACCCCGCGTCCGGTGGTGGTTCGCAATGATGTGCTTGACGTACCGGAGATTCGTCGTCTACGTGGTCAGGATTTATCCAAGGTAACCTTCTTTACTAAAAATGTGGAACGTTGGGATTCTGAAGGCCAGCGCGATGAAGGTTTCTACTACGGCGGAAACCATTGTGGACTTAACCTTGGTTCATTGCACATGACAGGTTATATCGGAACTTTCCATTTCACTACCGAACCGATTGTAAAAGGAGAATACCGTCTCAGAATGAAGGTGGATTCTAACGGCGAGGATGCCTTTGGATCATTCAATTTCTATGTTGACGGTAAATTCGCAGCTTTTGCCGATCCAAGAGGTAACAGTGGCGCTTCTAACGTGGATTTGGGAGTGTATACATTCAAGGAAAATGGAACTCATGTGATTTCCATCAAAAACGTTCGACCTGGCCGTTTGACTATGGGATGCGTGACTTTCGAGCCTACAAATTGA
- a CDS encoding RagB/SusD family nutrient uptake outer membrane protein — MKTNIRIFSLCLFALLGLGACSDYFDPDQSLGLDKGDHWNTHDKVRRSVIGAYAGLQNVVEELVILGDLRADLMDVTGNYDGDLLEISENNIGADNPYANPRHFFEIITNCNETLANMDKALDDPNFTEEIRDVYKAELISLRSWVYFQLSQTYKEVPYITDPLSGYDKGFEPEKLGFEAMVNHLITEMEWAYAQGRITWSEGDSNNYWKRVFINRKVLLAELHLWAGNNGRAANLLLEAINVDGEGEDNAHFKCEKSATGRDKWKEIWNSALAGASFSEQVTLVPFNRENDQSNEFARLFAALGVGDYLLKPSTRAIQYWENEGNNGDFYRGRESSYIQYGEQLPVVFKYFKNKEGALNPEEERKSDTPYCIYRAADIHLMYAEAMNRMGRHGEALSTINRKLNAVSRSSGIRGRVDLPSIDLLEYIGAEEPVDIDSLTVIENVLLDERAKELAFEGRRWNALMRFASRRGDASVLADRVAMKFDEEYLNLDGIKTRLGDMSTWKLEFNMRHLSGE, encoded by the coding sequence ATGAAGACAAATATTAGGATATTCTCCCTTTGTCTGTTCGCGTTGTTGGGCTTGGGCGCCTGCTCGGATTATTTCGATCCGGACCAAAGCCTCGGTTTGGACAAAGGAGACCATTGGAATACGCACGACAAAGTGCGACGGAGCGTGATTGGAGCGTACGCTGGATTGCAGAATGTTGTGGAGGAACTCGTGATTTTAGGTGATCTTCGGGCCGACCTTATGGATGTGACGGGGAACTATGACGGAGATTTGCTGGAAATCAGCGAAAACAATATCGGGGCGGACAATCCCTACGCCAACCCTCGGCATTTCTTCGAGATTATCACGAACTGTAACGAGACTTTGGCCAATATGGACAAAGCCTTGGACGACCCGAATTTCACTGAAGAAATCCGCGACGTGTACAAAGCCGAGTTGATTAGCTTGCGCTCTTGGGTCTATTTTCAGTTGAGCCAAACTTACAAGGAAGTTCCGTATATCACCGATCCGCTTAGCGGATATGACAAAGGTTTTGAGCCCGAAAAATTGGGTTTTGAGGCTATGGTCAACCATTTGATCACGGAAATGGAATGGGCTTACGCTCAGGGCCGGATTACTTGGTCGGAAGGAGATTCTAACAACTATTGGAAACGGGTTTTCATCAACCGCAAAGTGCTCTTGGCCGAGCTTCACCTTTGGGCCGGGAATAATGGCCGGGCTGCCAATTTGCTTCTGGAAGCGATAAACGTAGACGGCGAAGGGGAGGACAACGCACACTTCAAATGCGAAAAATCCGCAACGGGACGCGATAAATGGAAAGAGATTTGGAACTCGGCATTAGCTGGCGCCAGCTTCAGCGAGCAGGTGACTTTGGTTCCTTTTAACCGAGAAAACGATCAGTCAAATGAATTTGCCAGACTTTTCGCTGCCCTCGGAGTAGGGGATTATCTTTTGAAGCCGTCAACAAGGGCAATTCAGTATTGGGAAAACGAGGGCAATAACGGAGATTTTTACCGCGGAAGGGAATCGTCTTACATCCAGTATGGCGAACAATTGCCTGTGGTTTTTAAATATTTCAAGAATAAGGAAGGCGCCTTGAATCCTGAGGAAGAGCGTAAAAGCGATACGCCATATTGTATCTATCGTGCGGCCGATATACACCTGATGTACGCCGAGGCGATGAACAGAATGGGACGTCACGGAGAGGCACTTAGCACAATCAATAGAAAACTGAACGCCGTTTCTCGCTCGTCGGGAATTCGTGGTCGCGTAGACCTTCCGTCCATTGATCTTTTGGAATATATCGGAGCGGAAGAGCCTGTCGACATCGATTCGTTGACAGTGATCGAAAATGTTCTTCTGGACGAGCGCGCCAAGGAATTGGCTTTCGAAGGCCGCCGATGGAATGCGTTGATGCGCTTTGCCTCGCGTCGCGGCGACGCTTCCGTTTTGGCCGACAGGGTAGCGATGAAGTTCGATGAGGAGTATCTGAATCTCGATGGAATCAAAACGAGATTGGGTGACATGAGTACCTGGAAACTTGAATTTAATATGAGACACCTTAGCGGTGAGTGA
- a CDS encoding SusC/RagA family TonB-linked outer membrane protein, producing MDHIKHQYRNLCLSVLLCLVTGFAFGQSNVTVTGTVLDARDGAPLAGVQVSVYGVAGASAETDSEGLFSVEADPSKNALQLTFADFETRLVYLNGRTSVSVGMRPEGFVGQSAPVEWVGGRRPGNDLPYAGTVIRKKELSNSGYVSLSQALAGLVPGLSGSQASGTPGVATTLNIRGVSSLNTNTQPLVVIDGVILENRLGELGAMGGPSLDPLTFLKVDNIESVTVIKDGGVALYGTLGANGVILVETQKSKATETRVDVESRFGVSFAPEKMPVMDAKQFQNYTMEQLTDQGWSYDRILSLYPFLVDKAEGSEYYRYANDTDWQDKVFQEGFNQSYSAFVQGGDAIANYAATAGYTQAEGIVKNSDFERFDFGMNADMNILKGLVVRPNVLFSRTSSRYLDESASRIANPLLASMSKSPMMKTFKSSDEGYPLPHYDGVGAFGVSNPQALIDNTLGEVESYRTVAGVDGNWVLMPGLDVYFNGGIDLLKYADDGFIPSQGVVPQQGGNAENSLLHLERSYFSTYFGGGFNFSKTFRGVHNLNARVGVRSKQNDFKSSFALDANSASDVFRKVGSGDKSLRSIQPGGGVWNTMTFESALNYVYLNKYILSGSLALDGNSRFDPDFRFGTFYSVAGAWRLSAEPFLAGIKNLDDLKIRASYGVSGNDDIGNMNSLYYYSSISYLNIGGLVRGGVPNSNLKWEETTTLNVGLDLSLISERFRLTLDYFESETDDLLGYQLLPTYYGLDTYASNSGSLKNSGFEIGFDAKMLETKRYDFSVGLVLSKYTNEMLSLPEGTESASNENGAGVNSVVTKVLGAESIMRVGEPINSFFGYETAGVFATAEEAKSAGLINEHKRPFGAGDMRFVDQDKNGIIDERDRVILGDPNPDFTGSFSLRGRYGRLSANVLFDFSYGGEIYNQTRRGLESMSDFGNQSTAVLKRWRADGDQTDIPRATLNDPMGNARFSDRWIEDGSFLRLRNITLNYALPLPKNKLVRGVDVHLTGQNLFTFSEYLGFTPDVTQGNVANRMGIDAGRFPLPRTVMAGLKIGI from the coding sequence ATGGATCATATAAAGCATCAATATAGAAACTTATGCTTGTCCGTATTGCTGTGTCTGGTTACGGGATTCGCCTTTGGGCAATCTAACGTAACCGTGACGGGCACCGTGCTGGACGCACGCGACGGTGCGCCTCTGGCCGGCGTACAGGTGAGCGTATACGGCGTGGCGGGAGCCTCCGCCGAGACCGACTCGGAAGGGCTTTTCTCCGTTGAGGCGGACCCTTCGAAAAACGCTTTGCAATTGACTTTCGCCGATTTTGAAACCCGTTTGGTTTACCTGAACGGGCGAACTTCGGTAAGTGTGGGAATGCGTCCCGAGGGATTTGTGGGGCAATCCGCTCCGGTGGAGTGGGTAGGGGGCCGGCGGCCGGGAAATGACCTTCCGTACGCAGGAACCGTTATACGTAAAAAAGAGCTATCCAACTCAGGTTATGTTAGCTTGTCGCAGGCTTTGGCGGGCCTGGTTCCGGGCTTGTCCGGATCCCAGGCTTCGGGAACACCCGGTGTGGCCACTACGCTGAATATTAGAGGAGTGTCTTCTCTAAACACCAATACGCAACCGTTGGTGGTAATCGATGGAGTGATTCTCGAAAACCGTCTTGGCGAACTCGGAGCGATGGGAGGACCTTCTTTGGACCCCTTGACATTCCTGAAAGTCGATAATATCGAGAGCGTAACCGTAATTAAGGACGGTGGTGTGGCTTTGTACGGAACTTTGGGCGCCAATGGAGTGATCTTGGTGGAAACTCAAAAATCCAAGGCCACGGAAACACGTGTAGACGTGGAATCCAGATTTGGCGTAAGCTTCGCCCCTGAGAAGATGCCTGTAATGGACGCCAAGCAGTTCCAGAATTATACGATGGAACAGCTTACGGACCAAGGATGGTCTTATGACAGAATTTTGTCACTCTATCCTTTCTTGGTAGACAAGGCCGAAGGATCGGAATATTACCGTTACGCCAACGACACCGATTGGCAAGACAAGGTTTTTCAGGAAGGTTTTAACCAATCTTATTCGGCGTTTGTACAAGGTGGCGACGCCATTGCTAACTACGCCGCTACAGCGGGTTATACCCAAGCGGAAGGTATTGTCAAAAATTCTGATTTTGAGCGATTTGATTTCGGAATGAACGCCGATATGAATATCCTGAAAGGTTTGGTCGTGCGCCCGAATGTGCTTTTCTCAAGAACCTCGTCGAGATATTTGGATGAAAGTGCTTCTCGTATCGCCAATCCTTTGTTGGCGTCGATGAGCAAATCGCCGATGATGAAGACCTTCAAGTCAAGCGACGAAGGTTATCCTTTGCCACACTACGACGGCGTAGGCGCTTTTGGGGTAAGTAATCCGCAGGCTTTGATTGACAACACTTTGGGAGAAGTGGAAAGCTACCGTACAGTTGCCGGCGTGGACGGAAACTGGGTGTTGATGCCGGGATTGGACGTCTATTTTAATGGAGGTATAGACCTTTTGAAATACGCCGACGACGGTTTTATTCCTTCGCAAGGCGTGGTGCCTCAGCAAGGGGGAAACGCCGAAAACAGCCTGTTGCATTTGGAGCGTTCATACTTCTCGACATATTTCGGAGGAGGGTTTAACTTTTCTAAAACCTTTAGGGGAGTTCACAATCTCAACGCCCGTGTAGGAGTGCGCTCCAAGCAGAACGATTTCAAGTCAAGTTTCGCCTTGGACGCCAATTCGGCATCGGATGTTTTCAGAAAAGTGGGTAGCGGTGACAAATCACTTCGTAGTATCCAGCCCGGTGGCGGGGTCTGGAACACAATGACTTTCGAAAGTGCCTTAAACTACGTTTACCTTAACAAATATATCCTTTCCGGAAGCCTCGCTTTGGACGGCAACTCACGTTTTGATCCCGATTTCCGTTTCGGAACTTTTTATTCTGTGGCTGGCGCTTGGCGCCTTTCGGCCGAGCCGTTTTTGGCCGGGATAAAAAATCTTGACGATCTGAAAATCCGGGCCAGTTATGGCGTGTCGGGCAACGATGATATCGGTAATATGAACTCGCTCTATTATTACTCGTCGATTTCTTACTTGAATATCGGGGGATTGGTTCGTGGTGGGGTTCCTAACTCTAACCTGAAATGGGAGGAAACGACAACCCTTAACGTTGGTTTGGATTTGTCGTTGATTTCGGAACGTTTCAGACTGACGTTGGATTACTTCGAAAGCGAAACCGACGATTTATTGGGCTATCAGCTCCTGCCTACTTACTACGGACTCGACACCTATGCAAGCAATAGTGGGAGTTTGAAAAACTCAGGATTCGAAATCGGGTTTGATGCCAAAATGCTGGAAACCAAGCGCTATGATTTCAGCGTGGGTCTTGTTTTGTCAAAATATACAAACGAGATGCTGAGCCTTCCGGAAGGAACCGAATCGGCCTCAAACGAGAACGGAGCTGGTGTTAACAGCGTAGTGACGAAAGTTTTGGGAGCCGAAAGCATTATGCGGGTGGGCGAGCCGATCAATTCCTTTTTCGGATATGAGACCGCCGGCGTGTTCGCTACTGCCGAAGAAGCTAAATCCGCTGGCTTGATAAACGAGCATAAGCGTCCGTTCGGCGCTGGCGATATGCGTTTTGTGGACCAAGACAAAAACGGCATAATCGATGAGCGCGACCGCGTGATTTTGGGCGATCCTAATCCGGACTTTACGGGTTCGTTTTCTTTGCGTGGCCGTTATGGACGCTTGAGCGCAAACGTCCTGTTCGATTTCTCTTACGGAGGCGAAATTTATAACCAGACCCGTCGCGGATTGGAATCGATGTCGGATTTCGGAAACCAAAGTACGGCCGTGCTAAAGCGCTGGCGTGCGGATGGTGACCAAACGGACATACCGAGAGCGACGCTTAACGATCCGATGGGCAACGCCCGCTTCTCGGACCGCTGGATAGAGGACGGATCGTTCTTGCGCTTGCGCAACATTACGCTCAACTACGCCCTTCCTTTGCCGAAGAACAAGCTTGTGCGGGGAGTGGACGTACATTTGACAGGTCAAAACCTATTCACTTTTAGCGAGTACTTGGGCTTTACGCCTGATGTAACGCAAGGGAATGTGGCTAATCGTATGGGAATCGACGCCGGAAGGTTTCCGTTGCCGCGTACGGTTATGGCAGGTCTTAAAATCGGTATTTGA
- a CDS encoding fasciclin domain-containing protein produces the protein MRIRLFSIYALSVLFAGLLMSCEDAWEDHYEGNTASQYQGTVSEYLQSKPEYARFWSLVKKHGIDQKLAKGGSNTVFAVPDAGMASFDGLDEKAEADKIAYHAGNALVYGYNVTKQKDYFAFLKTFLSKNVRLSESAGTTWANREIKVTESDIVCSDGVVHVLEKALLPTANIYEQLQTLGDEYDAFKKYVSKDTLLFDRELSVEVGKDEFGRTVYDSVFVPRVYFLVRNGDIAHEDSTLTCFALNETAMQATFDDLVMRYYGDESNLPENFDVVELDRSGQKSIGSMRSRIMDEIRNSTVWTGEATVENMPDTLEMTTRRKVIVKASDAGDLSVQSNGYLYTWNRLGLLASDVMGDTLEFESENVPYFTSPDNTLIEVESSGSQQGFFFNMDEPVEVTVECEKLIGGKYMVYYRSAISGHNSLLDITVDGKKFVTEFQPRGNWLNNRLGTVNFDAFGKKVIKIKTLEPYNTDEGLYGISFDKLIFIPYAEHWK, from the coding sequence ATGAGAATACGATTGTTTAGCATATATGCGCTTTCCGTTCTGTTCGCCGGCCTGTTGATGTCGTGCGAAGACGCTTGGGAAGACCATTATGAGGGAAATACGGCCTCTCAATATCAGGGGACCGTGTCCGAATACCTTCAGTCGAAGCCGGAGTACGCTCGTTTTTGGTCGCTGGTCAAGAAGCACGGAATCGACCAAAAGCTGGCAAAGGGCGGAAGCAACACGGTTTTTGCCGTGCCCGATGCCGGAATGGCTTCTTTCGATGGCCTTGACGAGAAAGCGGAGGCGGACAAGATCGCTTACCATGCCGGAAACGCGTTGGTTTACGGCTACAACGTGACGAAGCAAAAAGATTACTTTGCTTTCTTGAAAACCTTTTTGTCAAAAAATGTCCGCCTGAGCGAATCGGCCGGAACTACTTGGGCTAATAGGGAAATCAAAGTGACTGAGTCGGATATCGTTTGTTCCGACGGTGTGGTTCACGTTTTGGAAAAAGCCCTTTTGCCTACGGCGAATATTTACGAACAGTTGCAAACGCTTGGCGACGAATACGACGCTTTCAAAAAGTATGTTTCGAAAGACACCTTGCTTTTCGATCGCGAACTAAGCGTGGAAGTGGGTAAAGACGAGTTCGGACGTACGGTTTACGATTCGGTTTTCGTACCGCGCGTATACTTCTTGGTTCGCAACGGCGATATCGCCCATGAGGATTCCACACTTACTTGCTTCGCCTTGAACGAAACGGCTATGCAAGCCACTTTCGACGATTTGGTGATGCGCTATTACGGAGACGAGTCCAATTTACCGGAAAATTTCGATGTGGTTGAGCTTGACCGCTCAGGCCAAAAGTCAATCGGGTCGATGCGTTCGAGGATTATGGACGAGATCCGCAATTCGACGGTTTGGACCGGAGAGGCCACTGTCGAGAACATGCCTGATACGCTGGAAATGACAACCCGCCGGAAAGTAATTGTAAAAGCTTCGGATGCCGGTGATTTGAGCGTACAGAGTAACGGTTATCTCTATACTTGGAACCGTCTAGGACTTTTGGCTTCGGACGTAATGGGTGACACATTAGAGTTTGAATCGGAAAACGTACCATATTTCACTAGTCCTGACAATACGCTGATAGAAGTAGAAAGCAGTGGAAGCCAGCAAGGATTCTTCTTCAATATGGATGAGCCGGTGGAGGTTACTGTGGAATGCGAAAAGCTGATCGGGGGAAAATATATGGTGTATTACCGCTCGGCGATTTCGGGCCATAATAGCCTGTTGGATATAACCGTTGACGGCAAAAAGTTCGTGACGGAATTTCAGCCTCGCGGTAATTGGCTTAATAACCGCCTTGGAACAGTGAACTTTGACGCTTTCGGTAAGAAAGTTATCAAAATCAAGACACTGGAGCCTTATAACACGGATGAGGGATTGTACGGAATCAGTTTCGACAAACTAATCTTTATCCCTTACGCCGAACATTGGAAGTAA